The Camelina sativa cultivar DH55 chromosome 14, Cs, whole genome shotgun sequence genome includes a window with the following:
- the LOC104743043 gene encoding uncharacterized protein LOC104743043 translates to MAATTISPAIRKQMSSVAVAMKVAIIGGGISGAVCASTLARNGVSVTIFDSGRGPGGRMSQRREIGEDGKELMFDHGAPFFCVSNSDALALVHEWESRGVVSEWNQVFGSFDCASNKFLGFQQEGNANKYVGVPGMNSISKALCQESGVKSMFGTGIAKLEWLEEEIPWLLTDSKGENVGRFDGVVASDKNIVSPRFTQVTGLPPPLDLSLVPDLAPKLQLIPVLPCFSLMLAFKEPLSLIPVKGLSFKNSEILSWAHCDSTKPGRSTDSERWILHSTPDYANGVIARTGLQKLSNETLNKIAEEMFKEFHSS, encoded by the exons ATGGCAGCTACAACAATCTCGCCGGCGATTAGGAAGCAAATGAGCAGCGTTGCCGTCGCAATGAAGGTCGCGATTATCGGCGGCGGAa TTTCCGGAGCCGTGTGCGCATCGACTCTGGCAAGGAATGGCGTCTCCGTCACAATCTTCGACTCGGGTCGTGGACCTGGTGGACGTATGTCTCAAAGAAG AGAGATTGGAGAAGATGGGAAGGAGTTGATGTTCGATCATGGAGCTCCATTTTTCTGTGTGAGCAACTCTGATGCATTGGCTCTTGTTCACGAGTGGGAGTCCAGAGGTGTTGTTTCTGAATGGAATCAAGTTTTTGGGAGTTTCGATTGCGCATCCAACAAGTTTCTTGGCTTCCAACAG GAAGGGAATGCAAACAAGTATGTGGGTGTTCCTGGCATGAACTCTATATCTAAGGCCTTGTGTCAAGAGTCTG GTGTTAAAAGTATGTTTGGAACTGGTATTGCCAAGCTGGAATGGTTGGAAGAAGAGATACCGTGGTTGTTGACAGATTCAAAAGGAGAAAACGTGGGTCGTTTCGATGGAGTCGTTGCGTCAGATAAAAACATTGTTTCTCCAAGATTTACTCAAGTAACCGGACTCCCACCGCCACTGG ACTTGAGTCTAGTCCCGGACTTGGCACCTAAACTACAACTTATTCCTGTTTTACCATGCTTCTCTCTTATGCTAGCTTTCAAGGAGCCATTGTCtttg ATACCAGTAAAAGGCTTATCTTTCAAGAATTCTGAGATTTTGAGCTGGGCTCACTGTGATAGCACTAAGCCAGGACGGTCTACTGATAG TGAAAGATGGATACTGCATTCAACTCCAGACTATGCCAATGGTGTTATTGCTAGGACCGGCCTCCAAAAGCTATCGAAtgaaacactaaacaaaatagCTGAAGAGATGTTCAAAGAGTTTCATAGTTCATGA